Part of the Scyliorhinus canicula chromosome 8, sScyCan1.1, whole genome shotgun sequence genome is shown below.
aaacaaggttGTGGTGTTTActctctgcagcacctcacaccacaatccctaaCCTGAAACTTAAGCCCCACCTAAACCCAAACCTCTCATCCGCCCAGAATCAAGTCCTTCATTTCCTTGATCACCCTGTCTTCACATCCCtggaaccttgcatccatcctccaCGGCTCGAACACATGATTCCCCCAATCGCCATCACCCCCGACCCAGCTCCCaacctaaaatgaaatgaaatgaaaatcgcttattgtcacgagtaggcttcaatgaagttactgtgaaaagcccctagtcgccacattccggcacctgtccggggaggctggtacgggaatcgaaccgtgctgctggcctgctttataagccagcgatttagccttgtgagctaaaccagcccctgccgaaatgctgccgaaactgcctccagatcgtCAGCATGGCCACCTCCACCAGACTCATCGAATATTTCCAGAGACTGAAtgaccttgactgctgaagtgttccccgactcgaagggaacattcctgccttgcAATTGTTGtgcaatgtccattcatccgttgtcgcagcgtctgcatggtctcgccaatgtaccacactttgggacatcctttcctgcagcgtatgaggtagacaacgttggccgagttgcacaaatatgtaccacgtacctggtgggtggtgttctcatgtgtaatggtggtacccatgtcgatgatctggcatgtcttgcagagattgccatggcagcattgtgtggtgtcgtggtcactattctgaaggctgggtagtttgctgcaaacaattgtTTGTTTGCGGTtccccagtcggggaacacttcagcagtcaagggtattcagcctctgatcttcgggtaagcgttctccaaggcagccttcagaacgcgcgacaacgcagaatcgccgagcagaaacttaaagccaaattccgcacacatgagtacggcctcaaccgggacctgggattcatgtcacattacattcacccaccaccatctggcctggccttgcaaaatcctactaactgtcctggtttgagacaattcacacctctttaacctgtgattacccctctctccagttgctccgtctggacctgtaaagacataattactcgcattcaaagtattgtcttgcattattgactttgtctatgtatatgtttctggaacccacctcttcattcacctgaggaaggagctgtgctccgaaagctagtgattcgaaacaaacctgttggactttaacctggtgttgtaagacttcttactatcttcaACAAAGATCCACctccaggatttcaatctctcctttcgATGTTCACCTCCCCTGAATTGCCACCTGCATTCAAGCTTTACCTTCCACGCAATCTCTCAGGTAGGCAGCTGTGCCAACAGAATTCCACTGCTTCACAGGTCCATAGTCAGGAGGTCGCCAACATTTGATTGTCTCCTCAGATCTTCTGGCTACTTGCAACCTGTATTGCTTCACATCTACTTCTTGCAGCTCTGTTTCCTCAATTTGGAGTATCTTCTTTTGCTCTGGGCTTTTCATTCAACTAAACAGGACCTTGTTCAGGTCCCTGTTCTTTTCCCTTGACTTCACTGTCTTTCTGGGACCTTCTTCTGTCCCACTCCCTGATTTTTTAGGACATTATTCGCAGGAGAATGGCATTTTCTTTGTGGTCACTTGTCCATGCTTCTCTTTCTGTCTTTTCGTCTTCTGCACAAGCGCTGAGCTAACTTTCAAGATAAAAAGGCAAAAGATCCAACTGCATATGTCCGCTAAGCCACTTGCTGGCTTAAAGCCGTGAATATGCcctaactgcgcatgtgcagccattCCAGGGCTAGCGCCTACAGGGCTCTATAGTTCCCAACTCTGGGGGTTTGAATTTTTTTGGACGAGGGAAGTTTTCTCTATTTTTCCTTTATTCCTGGGGCTTGCAACACATTGACAAGGCGTAACTGATGGAGTGTCATTAGGATCAGTGctagggcctcaactatttatcatctatatcaatgattttgatGAAGGGACGAAATGCATCATGCAAGATAGGAACATTGGAGTAGGCCCTTCAGTAGTTTACCCCACCTGGCCCACAGCCCCCCGCCTTGcacacaaccctcccccccccccccccccccccgccttgcacCACCTCTTCATTTCAATGCTAGTCTCTGATGGAGAATTAACCTCATGGCCCAACATATTCCCCCACTCTCCCATCACCCactctcttcattgaaccaggccttcagccgtttcttgatatcacgtgaagtgaatcgtattggctgaagactgacatctgtgatgctggggacctccggaggagaccaagatggatcatccactcggcacttctagctgaagactgttgcgaatgcctcaCCCTTGTATTTTGCACCGATGTGCTGGCCTCCTCCATCAttcaggatggggatatttgtggatcctcctcctccagtgagttgtttaattgtccaccaccatcccggctggatgtggcaggactgcagagcttagatctgatgcgttcattgtggaatcgcttagctgtgTCTGTCActtgttgcttatgctgtttggcaacacaagtagtcctgtgttgtagtttcaccaggttgacaccttatttttcggtgtgcctgatgttggtcctgccatgctctcctgcgctcttcattgagccatggttgatcccctggctgggtggtaatggtagaatgggggatatgccgggccatgaggttgcagattgtgattggatacaattctgctgctgctgatggcccacagagcctcatggatgcccagttttgagttcctagatctgttcgaagtctatcctatttagcacggtgatagtgccacacaacacgatgtagggtatcctcaatgtgaagatggggatttatctccacaaggactgtgtggtggtcacttctactgatactgtcatggacagatgcatctgcagcaggcagattggtgaggatgaggtcaagtacgttttaccctcttgttggttccctcaccacctgctgcagtcccagtctagcagctctgtcctttaggacccggccaactCTGTCTggtggtggtactaccaagccactcttagtgatggacattgaagttccccacccagagcatattctgtgcccttgccaccctcagtgcttcctccaagtggtgatcAACATGgtggaatactgattcatcagctgatggtggccggtacgtggtaaccagcaggaggtttccttgcccatgtttaatctgaagccataagacttcatggggtccagagtcgatgttgaggtctcccagggcaattccctccccactgtataccactgtgccgccacctctgctgggtctgtcctgccggtgagacagtaCTACCCAGGAACGGTGAAAGTGCTGTCTGGGATTATTGTCTGTGAGTATgactgcttgactagtctgtgagacagctctcccaactctgGCACACGCCTCcagataataattaataataatcacttattgtcacgagtaggcttcaaatgaagttactgtgagaagcccctagtcgccacattccggcacctgttcggggaggctggtacgggacttgaacccgcgctgctgccttgctctgcattacaagccactgtgctaatgttagtaaggagggctttgcagggtcggcagggctgggtttgccgttgttatTTCCGGTGCCTGAGCCGATGCAgggtggtccgtccggtttcattcctgtTTCGTGTgtttgtagcggttgaatacaactgagtgtcttgctgggccatttcggagtcaaccacgttgctgtgggtctggagtcacatgtaggccagaccgggtaaggacggcagatttccttcccttaaggacattagtgaaccagatgggtttttacgacaaccgACAATGGTCATCGTTAAGCTTTTAATTTttactgagtttaaattccatcacctgccacggtgggattcgaacctggaattcccagatcattatcctgggtctctggattactaatccagtgacaataccactacgccaccgtctgCTCGCGAGCTCATCCAGCTCAGGTACCAACTCTGAATCATTTCTCCACACCAACCGTGTCCATTTCGCCTCTTTTTTGGAGGTTGAGCCATTAATCATtgttgctgccctctgctggtggcAATTTATGAAACGGACAGATCACTTCTCACAAGAGTTTAATGCAATTTTATTATTTAACTCGGACTTTAGCGATGTGCTGATGTAAACAGTTACGTAAGTTTCAAGACTCAACTTGAACAATTCTACCCGCCATAGAGGACTGGCCAGACTCGCTCTGGCGGGCGGGAGCTGTGAGCCTTCAAACTCAGGGTCTTGTCTTGCAAGCGTTGATCGCAGGGTTATCACCGTCGAAATCGTGAACTGTCCTGCTTTTTATAAGGTTTAAGTTAAACAATCCTGTCGCATATAGGCATCATTTATCCTTGAGAGAGCCTTGTTCTCGCTGTTCGAAAACAAAGTGTCATCAGTGAAATGCTCAGTTACAAGACGTTGTTCTCAGTTCATTCTGCAGAGAAGCAGTTTTCACACAGTCAAATCTGttggcctcttttaccatcatgctTCATGGCACAATGTTAGCCATCTTTCCTACTCAGCATCATCGCCTGTGTTTAATAAAGCAACAAGCTTAATAATATATTTGCCAAAGCATACACTTACTGATACATTGACACGCGCCCGAGGCTCCCTGATCCCTTCCTGTCCAAAACTTGGAGCTTACCCTACTCCAGAGGCCATGACCTCTTCACCTGTGGGACTGCGTGAAGTCCCAGCAGCGACCTACACTgggttctgctgctgctgggacTGCGAGAGGTCGGGACCCCCTGACACTAAGGAGCAGAAGTCGCTCTCTTCCCCCCATTCATGCCACTGGAAGGATGTTAGGACTGCGGGGCGTtcttgtttaatgtagggcagctGGTTTctgacatttcatagaatcacataatttttatggtgcagaaggaaggccatttagcccatcttgtctgcatcAGGACTCGGTGTCGTTCCCCTGCTTTTTGCACGCACCCCTGCACATTTTTTCTAatgaaataatcatctaatgccctcttgaactcATCGATtgaacccccctccaccacacgtccaggccgtgcattccagaccccaaccactcactgtgtgaaaaatgtttttctcacgtcacatttgcttcttctgcaaatcactttcaatctgtgtcctctcgttCTCCATCCTGTaacgagcgggaacagttttccccgtctactctgtccagcctcctcttgattttgaacatctctgtcaaATTTCCTCTTaagcttcttctctccaaggagaacagtcccaacctctccaatctatcctcatcactgaagtttctcatcccttgaACCAGTCTTGTAAAcctcccctgctctctctctgctgtgtTCACCTCCTCCCTATAGTGtggcccagaactgtgcacaatattccagctgaggtctaactagtgtcttgtataagttcagcataacctcctggctcttctactctgcgcccctattaataaagcccagaatactatctgctttattaactgctctctccccctgccctgccaccttcaatgatctgtacACATCAACACccgggtccctctgctcctgcaccctttaagaattgtaccccttattttatattgtctctccatgttcttcctataaaaatgcatcacctcacatttctccacattgaacttcatttgccacctatCTGTCCTTCCCACCAACTtgtttatgtccttttgaagttctacagtttacaatacttccaagtttgtcccctgcacaccaagatcttgACTATTAATATATATcatgaaaagcaagggtcccaataccaGCCCCTGGGGAAAACCACgagaaaccttcctccagcccgaaaaatatccattgactctgcttcctattattgaGCCAATATTGTATCcacgttgctactgtccctttgattcctgttgtgtggcactgtgtcaaatgccttctgaaagtccatgtacaccacatcaacagcattgccctcatcgaccctctctgttacctcctcaaaaaaaacaacagcaagttagttaaacacgatttcccctttataataataatctttagtgtcagaagtaggcttacattaacactgcaatgaagttactgtgaaaatcccctcgttgccacattccggcgcctgttcgggtacacagagggagaattcaaaatgtccaaattacctaacagcacgtcttttgggacttgtgggaggaaaccggagcacccggaggaaacccacgcagacacggagaatgtgcagactccgcacagacagtgacccaagctgggaatcgaacctgggaccctggtgctgtcaagccacagtgctaaccatgaaaTGCATGccggctcttcctaatcaacccacattgTGGCATGCGTCGTATCATTTCTTCTGGAGAGGGACACAAGAAAtaaaatccaacccccccccaaaaaaaagttaAATCCCACATTTCCCAAGCAGTCCTCCATATTCTAGGACCATAAGCAAGGTCAGACTCTCGACAGAATCTGTATTCCTGGATCTGTTTTTACAGGTGGAGAACTTTATGTAGCTTTTTCCAGAGTGAAATGTTTTGATTCTGTGAAAGTACTTGGTAAAGAAATAACACAAAATCCTGTATTTAAGGAAGCTCCGTTGCAATGTAGGCACCATTTTGACCACAATTGTCTCTGCTAGTTTCTAATAAATGCAATAACGTTGTTGTGCTCCCTTCTGATTGAGAATTATTAATTCAATAGGGGGACACCGGTTAATGGACGAGACAGATCAAAGACGGTACCCAGTCACAGGATTCATTCTTGTTGGATTTCCAGGACAACAAGAATTGCAAGCGCAACTTTGGGCTCTGTTTCTGATTGTTTATATGTTAATAGTTCTTGGGAACGTCTCTGTTGTGTGCATGGTTACGACAGACAAACGCTTGCACGCACCCATATACTTTCTTATCGCCAACCTGGCAGCAATGGATGTGTTGTTGACCAGTTCAGTCATTCCTGGAATGTTGGTGAGGGTTATATTGGACACCAAATTTATTCGGTGGAACAACTGCTTTGTTCAAATGTACTTTTTCCACAGCATGTTAGCAGCCAAGATATTCCTCCTCACCGTGATGGCTTATGATCGTTTTGTCGCAATATGCAACCCCCAACATTACCTGCTCCTCACAAGGGATGCTTCTTTTGTCAAACTGGCTGGTTTTACCTGGGTGCTGGGCCTGACTATTTTCTTGCCTCCAGTAGTTTTAACTTCTATCTTTCCCTTTTGTGGCTCCAATGAAGTTTACAATTGCTTTTGCGAGTTGCTGTCAGTGACAAGCCTGATTTGCACAGACACCATCTCCGTCACATTCCTCAACATAGTTTTAAACGTGTTAATAGTCTTTTCAAGTTTCGCCACTCTTGTTTGGTTTTACATCAAGATATGTAAATCATTTAAAATTTTGTCCAGGGAGCAGAAAAGGCTTGTGTGCACCTGTGTAGGTCACCTGCTGATTcttagtttttttttcccctccttgGCCCTTTACTTTGCGTTGTTCTATTTTGGGTACAGCTCCTCCATAATTCATGTTACTTCTGCTATGGTGTACGTGACCGCTAGCCCATTATTGAGTCCAATTATTTACATTCTGGCTGCAAAGGGAATAAGGGAAAAGATTCTTCAGCTTATCAGAGTaagaaaggtttttcctcatgttgcaaGCGCTGTTGCTATTGACAGCAATTGAAGTGAAGAATCATTGAAGTCATGGCCATCCTTGCCTTGTATATGCCGTTTATCTCTGTTCATCACTTGACTGAAATCTCAGCTTTAATTTTCTGTTAAGAGCAAGCTGAGACAGTATGGTTTGGAACAACATATTTGAATTTATTGGGAAATAAAATTCACAGTTATAGACTCATCCGACaataaataacttgcatttctgtagagCCTTTCTCAGAACCTTTCAAAGCGCTTCACAAACAATGAAGCACTGTTGTAATTTAGAGGACATGGTGCCGATTTGTAAGCGATATGTATGCTCTCTGAAACAGAAAAGTGAGAATGACAAGATTTTCAGCAAACGTGTGAattaggcccaaccaccttcagcagcttcatcaaagAACTTCCGCCAccaaaagtcagaagtggggatcttTGGTGATaattgcctgcccagtggtcagtACCACTCACAAGTCCTCAGTTACTTTTGTTCTTCGTATATCTTCACATCCATATACTGTTATTttaccctttggggaatagtgggataAGTGGCAGAAAGATATCCGTTctgattatcagcccattgaaccgCAATGAACGCTCCTTCTGTGGCCACCAAGGCCTGGCGTTGGGACGggaacccggagcttctggtcCAACgatagggatgctacccactgcgccacaaggccTCCTTGCCTCAGATACTAACACTGTCTGCGCCTGCATGCAGTAACGTTTAGGTTTGGACTGACAATGACAGGAAACATACGTGACACACAAGTGTTAGGTAATgaacacctccaacaagagagagtctaACCATGCCCCAGTTGACGTTCAACATCATTGCCATTGCTGGATTCCCCACCCATCAACATTCTACAAGTTACCACTGAAATTTAACTGGACCAGCGATATAAACATTGTAGCTGcaagaacagatcagaggctgagaattctgcagtgagtaactccccGAAGACTGTCCATCATCTATTTTtgatcatttatgggatgtggattatcagtccagtgacaataccgctccCCAAccatacaaggcacaagtcaggagtgtgatggaatactctccacttgcctggatgagtgcaagctcccaacaacactcaagaagctcgacaccatccaggacaaagcagccccgcttgactggcacccatccgtcaccccctccaccactgatgcacagtagcagctgtgtgcaccatctacaagatgcactacaggaacttaccaaagctccttagacagcaccttccaaaccagtgacctctaccagctggtttccctccaagtcattcaccatcctgacttggaaatatatcaacgttccttcactgtcactgggtcaaaat
Proteins encoded:
- the LOC119970780 gene encoding olfactory receptor 6N1-like isoform X1; this encodes MLFHAPSKTSGGHRLMDETDQRRYPVTGFILVGFPGQQELQAQLWALFLIVYMLIVLGNVSVVCMVTTDKRLHAPIYFLIANLAAMDVLLTSSVIPGMLVRVILDTKFIRWNNCFVQMYFFHSMLAAKIFLLTVMAYDRFVAICNPQHYLLLTRDASFVKLAGFTWVLGLTIFLPPVVLTSIFPFCGSNEVYNCFCELLSVTSLICTDTISVTFLNIVLNVLIVFSSFATLVWFYIKICKSFKILSREQKRLVCTCVGHLLILSFFFPSLALYFALFYFGYSSSIIHVTSAMVYVTASPLLSPIIYILAAKGIREKILQLIRVRKVFPHVASAVAIDSN
- the LOC119970780 gene encoding olfactory receptor 6N1-like isoform X2, with the translated sequence MHQARPQVISGGHRLMDETDQRRYPVTGFILVGFPGQQELQAQLWALFLIVYMLIVLGNVSVVCMVTTDKRLHAPIYFLIANLAAMDVLLTSSVIPGMLVRVILDTKFIRWNNCFVQMYFFHSMLAAKIFLLTVMAYDRFVAICNPQHYLLLTRDASFVKLAGFTWVLGLTIFLPPVVLTSIFPFCGSNEVYNCFCELLSVTSLICTDTISVTFLNIVLNVLIVFSSFATLVWFYIKICKSFKILSREQKRLVCTCVGHLLILSFFFPSLALYFALFYFGYSSSIIHVTSAMVYVTASPLLSPIIYILAAKGIREKILQLIRVRKVFPHVASAVAIDSN